The stretch of DNA GGGGTAGATGTCGTCTTCGATGCGATTGTAGATGGAACCAGCCCCTGGATTTCAATCAACCATCTACAGTCACCGTTCACAAAGAACTCAGCAACAATCACCTGGACGGGTGGTGACCAGCTTTCGGGTTTGAAGCATTATTCACTCTCGGTGAGGGTCAACGGTGGTGCTGAACAAGTGCTGGTAAGCAACCTTCCTCCGACAACAACTTCGTACACCTATGACAAACTGGCGCCAAAACAATTGCTCCTTTTCTCGCTCACGGCTGTTGACAGGGCGGGTAATTCCACCGTCGAAAGAACAGCCCTGTACACTCCGGGTTATGAATTTGAGTATGGTTATCACTTGCCCCTGTTTTTTATGAGTGAATAATCTGCTGGACTTACCCTTCACCATGTGAATTAATGGTTCACCGGGGATGCGCGCCGCTATTAGGGCATCCCCGGTGTTGTTTTTCCCAATTTAAAGGGTCATTCTAAACGAATTTACAGGAATATTAAGGCTGTTGAACGGTTTACTGGCAAGCCTGAACGAACGCCTGGAACAAATTTTGTGAGCCTTCATCATCTGTCAAACACTCCGGATGCCACTGCACACCTACAGCAAAGCTCGCCGAGGGAACTTCCAGTGCCTCCATCAGCCCATCCGGTGCAACACCAGCAGCGACGAGCCCTTCACCCAGCCTGGAAATCCCCTGATGGTGCAGGCTGTTTACTTGAATCTCATCCGTCCCATAAATTTGATTGAGCCTGCTATCAGAGACAAAGGTGACCGAATGCGAGAGCCTGTCACGGGAAAATTTGGGGAACCAGTCATGTTTAAGCGCCCCTGGTAATTGGTCCGCAATATGAGTGTAGAGGCTACCGCCAAGGGCAACGTTTAACACCTGGGTCCCACGGCAAATGGTCAGCAAGGGTTTATCCATCTCAAGCAAGCGCTGAACCAGGAAAAACTCCAGCTCGTCACGCTCAGGAGAGATGCCGTAGACCTCAGGGTGAGGGTCTCCATTGTAACGCTGCGGATCAATATCACCCCCACCGGAAAAGATTACACCATCCAGCACATCGAGAAGCGCCGTCAACCGGCGCTCATCCAACCCCAGCGGGATGACCAGCGGGGTTCCACCTGCGCGCAATACTGCCCTGATATAGGCATCAGCAAGCTGACAAACCGGCACCTCGGAAGAATTGTTAACCAAACCGCTGGTGATGCCGATTAAAGGTTGTCGCAAAAGAGCCATGATTTTCTCCTAAATAAAAACACCCCATCCAGAAGCAGCTCACGTTGCTTCCCGATGAGGCGCGTCATCTCCTGGGAATCCTTGCCAGGGAAAAACCTGGCGGATGAGCCATTAAAAACGTTGTTTCAGACGGGCAGCCTTGCCAGTACGGTCGCGCAGGAAATACAGCCGGGCTCGTCGCACCTTTGAGTGTCGTTCGACCTCGACCTTTTCAATTCGCGGTGAGCGCATCAGAAAGGTGCGCTCAACACCAATTCCGTTGCTGGCGATGCGCCTCACGGTGAAAGTCGCATCGTTGCCCCTGCCGCGCACAAATAAAACAGTCCCTTTAAAAACCTGGATTCGTTCTCGTTCGCCTTCTTTAATTTTCAAATAAACACTAACCGCATCCCCGGGTGAAAGCTGCGGGATGTTGCTGTTTGCGGGTGCTTCAACTGATTTCAGCAGTTCAGTCTTGTCCATTTGTCGTTCCTTGCCTTTCAAAAAATAATGCCTCATCTATAAAGACGCAAGGGGGGATTATACCATTTTCACAAAGAGTCAGCAAGTCCGATTTTTTGGTTTTACCGCTCAGTCTGAGACGTTCGACCCCCATTCATCCTGAGGAACCCATTCAAGCGAGATCAATTAATCGGTTTTGATATTTGCTGGCAAACAAAGCAGGACCGCCGCCGGTATGCCAAAAGAGAACCGTATCTTCGGGCTTGAAAAAGCCCTTACGAACCAGGTCAATCAAACCAGCCCCTGCGCGCCCGGTATAGACGGGGTCTAAAAGCAGGGCTTCATGTTCAGCAAACAGGCGGATGGCTTCAATTTCACGGGCACCCATAATGGCATAGCCATCGCCGATGTACTCGTCGTTTACCAGGACTTCACCGGCTGTGAACGTATACGGTTCGTCCATTGTGCGTGCCGCCTGCGAGGCTAACTCGGCCACACGGGATTGTAAAAGCTCAGCCGGCTCATCCACGCTGATGCCCAAAATCTGACCGTGGAACCCGCTCATCCGGGCGCCGAGCAGCATCCCTGCCTGGGTTCCGCCGGATGAGCTGGGAAATACAATCCAATCCGGGGTGCAACCCTGTTCGGCAAGTTCCAGCATGGCGTTGACATATCCCAGCGCACCGGTTGGGTTTGAACCCCCATAGGGGATCAAATAGGGTTTCTTGCCCGCTTTCCTCAGATTTTGAAAGGTTTCTTCCAGCTTATCCTGAACACGGGGTCTTTCCGTGAAGACGAGCTCAGCTCCCAACAGATAATACAAAAAGTGGTTCCCGTCCGGGGGGCTGGGCGGGTCACCAAACAGCACCAGGGTGCAATTCAAGCCCAGACGTGCCGCTGCGGCAACGGTTTGCCGGCAGTGGTTGGATTGAACCGCACCGGCGGTGACCAGGGTATCGGCGCCTGCAGCTTGCGCCTCGTAAATCAGGTACTCCAGCTTTCGGGTTTTGTTGCCGCCAAACGCCAGCCCGGTCTGGTCATCACGTTTGGTGATTATGTTTGGACCCATCAATTCAGCAGAGAGGTGCGGCAATGCCTCAATCGGGGTGGGTAAGTGGGCCAGTTTAAGACGTTGTTTCATGTGCTCAAGCTCCTTTGCACAGATTTTTTCCCACGTGTCCGCATCACCTGCAAGATCCGGGGAAGGATTTGACAATATCCAGTATAAAGCAACGAATGCACCGGAAAATCCCAGGCGCCCAGGGTGCGTTCGACCCGTCCGCCAAACCCATCTTTGAAGCGATAAACACCCCACAGCGGATCATCTTCGGTAAATTCGTCGGGAGCGCCCCATAAATCATAGCGTTGGCAGCCCGCTGCCCTGGCGCGCAGCATGGCTTCCCATTGCAGAAGATAATTGAACATCTTTTCCCGGTGGGCGTCCAAAGACATCCCGTGCATGTACAAGGCGCGGTTGCCAAATCGGAAAATGACCACCGCGCCGACCGGCTGGTCTTCTACCTCGGCGATCAAGGGTTCTGCCAAACCTGCTTTGAAAAAAGTATCCCAGACAACCTGGTAATATGCCTTAGAACGGATGGTGAAATCGTCCCGAAGGGCGGTGTGTGCATACATCTGGTAGAGCAGGTCGATATCTTCGCTGCCTCCCGGTCGAACTCTCACACCCCGGCGTCCCGCCAGGCGAATATTATAGCGTGTCTTCGATTTCATACGCATTAGAAGTTCATCTTCCGTCCCGGTCAGGTCAACAGTGACGGTATTGCGGAACTGGATCTGCTCTTCTGAAAAAACCCAGCCGCGTGCGATCAACTCATTCTGCACTGCTAACCCCACCTGGTGGTCTTCAGCGCTTATCTCGCCCGGGATGCCAAACCCCAACGGGAGGTCAGGATCAATTTTAAGAAAGATTGAGCGTTTTTTACGGGTAAATTCCTCCAGGTCCTCCAGAACCTGGCGACGCAGGCTTTCCTGATCCCACTTCAGCAGCGGGCCGCGCGGGATATAGCCCACGCTCAGGGGCAAACCAAAACCAGCCAGGGTTAGCTTGCGCAAAAGGAGCAAAGCTGCAGCGCTAACCTCTCCGGACGCGTCCTGCCATATCAGTGGATACGCTTCCCATCCAAAGCGCATTTTAACCTGACCCCATTGCCAGGTTTGAAGGACGTGCGCCCCTTCGAGGTGGGCTATGGCTGTGTTCCATTGCTCTGCACTGTGAATTTCAACCCGTTTCAAGAGAAAACTCCTTAAGTCGCAGACTGAGGCTGGCCCCGCTCCGACCAGAGCTGGTAGAGTTTGTACAACAGGGGCTGGTAAACCTTATCCCAAGCACCGATTGTCCGACAAAGCTGCCCGCCGAAACCGCGTTTAAAGCGGTATACACCCCACAAACCTTCCGATCGATCGAGAAAAGCCTCCTCAAGCTCCTCCTCAGCGTAATCTGGCACGCCCCACAGATCATACACGGTACATCCCTTGCGCTTTGCCCACTGGATCGCCTCCCATTGCAACAGGTAGGACGGCATCCGGTTGCGTTCCTCGTTTGTTGAAGCGCCGTAAAAATACCAGGCTGTGCTGCCATGGGCGAAGACCATCAAACCTGCCAGGGGCTGTCCCCTGAATTCAGCGATCAACAGCACGCAAGCGTCGAGGGGTGCAAAAATGTCATACGCACGCTGGTAATAATCCCGGCTATGAACGCCAAAGGCGTCACGCTCGCCAGTGGTAAGCATCATACGGTGAAAGCTGCCGATATCATCGCTCGGTTGAACAATCACGTCTTTGCGTTGTGCCAGCCGGATATTGTAGCGGGTTTTTGGTTTCATGCTCTTCAGGAGCGCGTCATCATCCTGCTGCAGGTCAATCAAGATCGTGCGCGGGGGTTGAATCGTCTGGTGGGCTTGAACAAACCCGGGCATGCGCTCCTGGGCGAATCCCGGCGGGAGGGGCTCCCAAATATCGGGTTCCACGCGCAGGAAGACCGCCCGCTCTTTCCGGCACAGTGCATCAATTTCTGTCCAAAAGGCTGCCCAGTCCCCATTCCCAACAGGGCCGCGCGGAAGGTACCCGATACTTAACCCCAGCGGAAGTCTTCGGAAAAGAACCAGCGCACCCAGATCTTGATTCTGGACATAGTAAGGTTTCCAACCATAGGCTGATTTCAGCTCTCCCCAGGGCCTGGTTTGTAAAATGTGGGCATCGGCATGGCTTTCAATAAACCGGTCCCATGCCTGCGGTGTCAGGTATTGCATGATCTCCTTTACGGTCTGACAAAGCAAAAAACAGTGGTATCAACTTGATCCTACCCCATTTTTGATCGTGTTATCTTTTACGCAAGCAAATCCAGAGTGGGTTCCATCGATTGGATTGCCGCGCCAGGGATTGCTTCACTCAGGAGGGCCTGGATTGCGTCGGGTTTTCCTTCTCGAGCAAATTGAGCTAATTGTTCAACAATGGCATTTAGCTTCTCTGTAGAGAGCACTTCTTCGCTGTCCACGCGGTTGATATCCGGATGGATGGTGGGCGAATAGGCAAAACCCAGGTCCCACAGGTCTTCGGTGAGCTTTTCACCCGGCCGAATTCCGGTGAATACAATTTCGATATCCCGCCCGGGTTCAAGCCCTGAAAGACGGATCATATCTTCCGCCAGGTCAACGATGCGCACAGGCTGCCCCATGTCGAGGATATAGCTCTCACCACCGGTGCTCATGGTGGAAGCCTGCAATACCAGGTGCACCGCTTCAGGAATGGTCATAAAATAACGTTCCATGTCGGGATGGGTGATGGTAATCGGACCGCCAGCGGCAATTTGTCGCTTGAAGCGCGGCACCACACTGCCCCGGCTGCCCAATACATTTCCAAACCTGACCACCGTAAAGGCGCGCTGATGCAAACGGGCTGCATTTAAAACCAGCATTTCTGCGATACGTTTGGTGGCGCCCATCACGTTGATCGGTCGGATCGCCTTGTCTGTAGAGATCATCACCAGCCGCAGCACGTCATGCGTTAGGGCACAATTGACGACATTTTGTGTGCCAATCACATTATTGGTAACCGCTTCTTCGATGTTGGTTTCCATTAACGGCACATGTTTATGCGCCGCAGCATGAAAGACGATCTCCGGTTTCCAACGATTAAATATGACCTCCAGACGCGGCAGGTCACGCACATCTGCGATTAACGGGATGACTTCCAGGTGGGGGAAACTTTCTTTAAGGTCGCTTAATACGCTGAAAATACTGTTTTCGCCGTGCCCCAATGCTAATAACCGCCGCGGGTAAACCTGAGCAATTTGTCGGCAAAGTTCACTCCCAATGGAGCCGCCTGCGCCAGTGACCATCACCACCCGGTTTGCAAGGACGTCGCCAAGGGCATCGGTTTCGATACGCACCGGCTCACGTCTCAGCAGATCGAAGATATCTACCTCCCGCAGACGACTGACATTCACCACTCCACCCAGCAACTCGTAGATACCGGGCATGGTACGGAAGGCGATGTTGCGCAGCTGGCAGACTTCGGTTACTTTCCGAACCACCTTGCCGGAGGCGCTGGGGATCGCCACAACCACCTCATCAACGTAGTGTTTTTTCAAAACCTGGTCAATATCGTCCAGCGGCGCCAAAACCTGAACGCCGTGAATTTTGCTGTTCTGTTTAGAAGGATCGTCATCCAGAAATCCGATTGGCATCATCGCTAATTGTTGATTCTTCAACATCTCCCTGACAACCATCGCCCCCGCATCACCGGCGCCGACCACCAGGACCCTTTTCCGCCGTTTCGAATGGGGATAAGACCTGTCGTTTGATAAACTGGCTGTTTCCGCCAGGACGCGAAAGAGAAACCGGGAACCACCGATAAACCCCATCGAAAACAACCAATCGATGACCAAAACCGAGCGCGGAAATCCATAAAACGTATTTACCGCGCGTAAACCGATCATAACTGCTGAAAGGATCATCGATGCTGTGGTTACCGCAGAGAAAATGAGCACCAACTCGTGGATGCTGGCATAGCGCCAGACATGACGATAGATGCCAAACAAATAGTACATGAGGGGTTTGATGATGATTGCCATGGCAACCATCCAGAGCATGCTGTATTGATAGGTAGGAAATATCGCGATCAACTCCAGCCGAACCACATAGCTGGCCAGTACCGCAACTAAAGATAAGAAAATATCCCCAAAAAACAGATAACGATTGCGGACGTTCCGACCAAAAATATGCATGAGTGTTTTTCCTGTGGGTTTATTGTCCTTTGAAGCCGAGGACGGTGCCAATCGTTCGCAAAATAATTGAGATATCCATCAACAGACTGCGATGTTCAATGTAATATAGATCATATTCCAGTTTGATGGCGGTCTCTTTAACGGTGCCGGCATAGCCATAATTGATCTGCGCCCAGCCCGTGATCCCGGGTTTAACCAGTAAACGCGCCCGGTAAAAAGGGATTTCTTTCTGGAAGTTTACCACCATTTCAGGGCGCTCTGCACGGGGGCCAACCATGCTCATCTCACCACGCAGCACATTGATAAACTGTGGTAATTCGTCCAGATGCGTTTTTCGCAGGAATCGCCCCACTTTGGTCACACGCTGGTCGTTTTCCTCTGCCATGCGCGCAAAGCCATCCCGTTCAGCATCGCGTTCCATGGTGCGAAACTTAAATATTTTAAAGGGTTGACCGCCTCGTCCAAGGCGTTCCTGTGAAAAGAAGATGGGGAAGCCCGATTCAAGGAGGATCGCCAGGCTGATAAAAGGAAAAAATATGGTCATGATCAAGCTGCCAACCAATCCGCCTGTAAAATCGAGCAGGCTTTTTGAAAGGTGGTAAAACGTACTGGTATGCGTTTTTTCTACAAAGGACCGCACTATCCATTCAGATTCCAATAAAAAAATCGGCACCCGGGATAAAAGCTCCTCGTAAACCTGGGGCATCGGTGACAGATTGATGCCCATTTCCTGGGCGGATAGGATCGCCTGGAACATACTGCCCTTAATCTCTCCGCTGATCGCCAGGATTAAATCCGTCACCTGTTTTTCGTTGATGAGATCCAGCAGTTGATGTGAATTGCCCAAAACGGAGTACTTGCCAATTTCTGCACCAAGTTTTTTGGGGTCATCATCGACCAATCCAACCGTGAAAAATGGCGGCGGCCACAGGTCTGCGATCACGTCGATCAGGGTTTGTCCGGCGTTACCGGCGCCAATAATTAGCACACGCCGCAGGAGATGCGGTGCCGTAAACATGCGGATATAGATCAGCCGCCACACCAGTGTGAACACCGCAGCAAGGAAGATAAAAACGGACACACCACGCCTGGGAAGGGAGTTAGGCGCTGAGGTGAAGTAGAGCAACAAATAGATCAGCGTGAAGATCAGCGTCGCAAGCCCAATGCCCTTAAAGGTCTCGCGGTGATTACTGGCTCGATGAATGTCGTAAAGCTCAACCAGCAATATGATCCACATAAAAGGTAGCAGAAAATACCACAATGGGGGCCTGTCGATGATGAACTCCAGGGAGAATTTCATCCAGGCATCACCGGCAGCCCAGATATACAAGGCAAAGAACAGGGCTAACGCTGCAACCAGGAAATCGCCGATTATCAGGATCGCCACACGCTCGGAAGTTCGCATCTGCCAACGTTTTGGTCGTGAGATGGTGTTCATAAGCGTTATTTTAACCTGTTTTTCTTTGTTGTGGTGAAATCATTCCCCACAGGAAACCTGCCCCCCAGGAAAGGTGCATGCAGGCAATCGCCAGGGGTGCGCCCAGCACATATACGACTGTTTTATGCTTTACACTGAGGTGTAAGCCCGCCAGAAACAAGGTGATTGAATACACTGCCAGGATGCCAGCCAACCCATATCCCGCCCAGCGAGTAAATGGGGATAGAAGGATCAGCACGACCAAACCTGCCACAAACAA from Brevefilum fermentans encodes:
- a CDS encoding D-cysteine desulfhydrase family protein — its product is MKQRLKLAHLPTPIEALPHLSAELMGPNIITKRDDQTGLAFGGNKTRKLEYLIYEAQAAGADTLVTAGAVQSNHCRQTVAAAARLGLNCTLVLFGDPPSPPDGNHFLYYLLGAELVFTERPRVQDKLEETFQNLRKAGKKPYLIPYGGSNPTGALGYVNAMLELAEQGCTPDWIVFPSSSGGTQAGMLLGARMSGFHGQILGISVDEPAELLQSRVAELASQAARTMDEPYTFTAGEVLVNDEYIGDGYAIMGAREIEAIRLFAEHEALLLDPVYTGRAGAGLIDLVRKGFFKPEDTVLFWHTGGGPALFASKYQNRLIDLA
- the rplS gene encoding 50S ribosomal protein L19, producing the protein MDKTELLKSVEAPANSNIPQLSPGDAVSVYLKIKEGERERIQVFKGTVLFVRGRGNDATFTVRRIASNGIGVERTFLMRSPRIEKVEVERHSKVRRARLYFLRDRTGKAARLKQRF
- a CDS encoding sugar transferase, producing MNTISRPKRWQMRTSERVAILIIGDFLVAALALFFALYIWAAGDAWMKFSLEFIIDRPPLWYFLLPFMWIILLVELYDIHRASNHRETFKGIGLATLIFTLIYLLLYFTSAPNSLPRRGVSVFIFLAAVFTLVWRLIYIRMFTAPHLLRRVLIIGAGNAGQTLIDVIADLWPPPFFTVGLVDDDPKKLGAEIGKYSVLGNSHQLLDLINEKQVTDLILAISGEIKGSMFQAILSAQEMGINLSPMPQVYEELLSRVPIFLLESEWIVRSFVEKTHTSTFYHLSKSLLDFTGGLVGSLIMTIFFPFISLAILLESGFPIFFSQERLGRGGQPFKIFKFRTMERDAERDGFARMAEENDQRVTKVGRFLRKTHLDELPQFINVLRGEMSMVGPRAERPEMVVNFQKEIPFYRARLLVKPGITGWAQINYGYAGTVKETAIKLEYDLYYIEHRSLLMDISIILRTIGTVLGFKGQ
- a CDS encoding lipid II:glycine glycyltransferase FemX → MKRVEIHSAEQWNTAIAHLEGAHVLQTWQWGQVKMRFGWEAYPLIWQDASGEVSAAALLLLRKLTLAGFGLPLSVGYIPRGPLLKWDQESLRRQVLEDLEEFTRKKRSIFLKIDPDLPLGFGIPGEISAEDHQVGLAVQNELIARGWVFSEEQIQFRNTVTVDLTGTEDELLMRMKSKTRYNIRLAGRRGVRVRPGGSEDIDLLYQMYAHTALRDDFTIRSKAYYQVVWDTFFKAGLAEPLIAEVEDQPVGAVVIFRFGNRALYMHGMSLDAHREKMFNYLLQWEAMLRARAAGCQRYDLWGAPDEFTEDDPLWGVYRFKDGFGGRVERTLGAWDFPVHSLLYTGYCQILPRILQVMRTRGKKSVQRSLST
- a CDS encoding polysaccharide biosynthesis protein, producing the protein MHIFGRNVRNRYLFFGDIFLSLVAVLASYVVRLELIAIFPTYQYSMLWMVAMAIIIKPLMYYLFGIYRHVWRYASIHELVLIFSAVTTASMILSAVMIGLRAVNTFYGFPRSVLVIDWLFSMGFIGGSRFLFRVLAETASLSNDRSYPHSKRRKRVLVVGAGDAGAMVVREMLKNQQLAMMPIGFLDDDPSKQNSKIHGVQVLAPLDDIDQVLKKHYVDEVVVAIPSASGKVVRKVTEVCQLRNIAFRTMPGIYELLGGVVNVSRLREVDIFDLLRREPVRIETDALGDVLANRVVMVTGAGGSIGSELCRQIAQVYPRRLLALGHGENSIFSVLSDLKESFPHLEVIPLIADVRDLPRLEVIFNRWKPEIVFHAAAHKHVPLMETNIEEAVTNNVIGTQNVVNCALTHDVLRLVMISTDKAIRPINVMGATKRIAEMLVLNAARLHQRAFTVVRFGNVLGSRGSVVPRFKRQIAAGGPITITHPDMERYFMTIPEAVHLVLQASTMSTGGESYILDMGQPVRIVDLAEDMIRLSGLEPGRDIEIVFTGIRPGEKLTEDLWDLGFAYSPTIHPDINRVDSEEVLSTEKLNAIVEQLAQFAREGKPDAIQALLSEAIPGAAIQSMEPTLDLLA
- a CDS encoding lipid II:glycine glycyltransferase FemX gives rise to the protein MQYLTPQAWDRFIESHADAHILQTRPWGELKSAYGWKPYYVQNQDLGALVLFRRLPLGLSIGYLPRGPVGNGDWAAFWTEIDALCRKERAVFLRVEPDIWEPLPPGFAQERMPGFVQAHQTIQPPRTILIDLQQDDDALLKSMKPKTRYNIRLAQRKDVIVQPSDDIGSFHRMMLTTGERDAFGVHSRDYYQRAYDIFAPLDACVLLIAEFRGQPLAGLMVFAHGSTAWYFYGASTNEERNRMPSYLLQWEAIQWAKRKGCTVYDLWGVPDYAEEELEEAFLDRSEGLWGVYRFKRGFGGQLCRTIGAWDKVYQPLLYKLYQLWSERGQPQSAT
- a CDS encoding gamma-glutamyl-gamma-aminobutyrate hydrolase family protein — translated: MALLRQPLIGITSGLVNNSSEVPVCQLADAYIRAVLRAGGTPLVIPLGLDERRLTALLDVLDGVIFSGGGDIDPQRYNGDPHPEVYGISPERDELEFFLVQRLLEMDKPLLTICRGTQVLNVALGGSLYTHIADQLPGALKHDWFPKFSRDRLSHSVTFVSDSRLNQIYGTDEIQVNSLHHQGISRLGEGLVAAGVAPDGLMEALEVPSASFAVGVQWHPECLTDDEGSQNLFQAFVQACQ